Proteins from a single region of Cydia pomonella isolate Wapato2018A chromosome 13, ilCydPomo1, whole genome shotgun sequence:
- the LOC133524091 gene encoding putative inorganic phosphate cotransporter isoform X1 — protein sequence MVDKKGARKHSMAVAIERHGFGVRHIQMSVMCVCMTALFIARSSMGVAILAMTDKSRRNDSNVKIYDWDKETQGLILSSFFWGYIIMQIPGGLLSKRFGGKPILLSAMVANAAINFMIPTLAELGGWRLMCASRVLMGLSQACLFPASHTLIGRWLPAHERTSYTAIVYGGSMIGTIVAMPVSGILAETAIGWKLIFYSISGLVSVSAAIFYLAAASSPGEHKLMKDDEKKYIEKGLNAGGAKVRKLREEMRTPWSDIFRTKVFWVLVVTHIGSAVNFVLFFVDLPTYLERGLQISLKTSASLSALPYIGMWIGSVASSAVCEEIYNRKILSVGVCRKIFNSISFFGMSASLIVLSFLGPENKITAVIVLVIALTLSGFNAAGFMMSHLDISPNFAGVLLSLTNFSANSGSILTPIITALILKNDPTDVSRWRIVFLSTAALSAITNTVYVLFGSSKRQPWDSPDFNKTADPEEMTPALARNNTDEKK from the exons ATGGTGGACAAGAAAGGAGCTAGGAAGCACTCAATGGCTGTGGCTATAGAac GCCATGGTTTCGGTGTTCGCCACATCCAGATGAGCGTGATGTGCGTTTGCATGACGGCTCTCTTTATCGCACGGAGCAGTATGGGAGTGGCAATACTTGCCATGACTGATAAAAGTCGCAGAAACGATTCTAACGTTAAG ATATACGACTGGGACAAGGAGACCCAGGGTCTTATCCTCTCTTCTTTCTTCTGGGGATACATTATAATGCAAATCCCAGGTGGGCTGCTCTCCAAACGTTTCGGAGGCAAGCCTATACTACTATCAGCTATGGTTGCCAACGCCGCCATAAACTTTATGATACCAACACTCGCGGAGCTG GGTGGCTGGCGTCTAATGTGTGCATCTCGGGTGCTCATGGGTCTGTCCCAGGCCTGCTTGTTCCCCGCATCCCACACACTTATAGGACGATGGCTTCCAGCTCACGAACGAACGTCGTACACTGCTATTGTTTATGGAG GTTCAATGATTGGCACGATAGTAGCCATGCCTGTGTCTGGTATTCTAGCAGAGACGGCTATTGGTTGGAAGCtcatattctattctatatcaGGCCTTGTTTCTGTGTCTGCCGCTATCTTTTATCTCGCAGCGGCAAGCTCTCCGGGCGAGCACAAACTTATGAAAGATGATGagaaaaaatacatagaaaaaggATTAAATGCAGGAGGAGCTAAGGTGAGAAAACTAAGAGAG GAAATGCGCACCCCATGGAGTGACATATTTCGAACCAAGGTGTTTTGGGTCCTAGTCGTCACACATATAGGCAGTGCTGTAAACTTTGTACTATTCTTCGTGGACTTACCCACGTACCTAGAACGGGGACTGCAAATATCTTTAAAAACT aGTGCATCTCTATCCGCTCTTCCATACATTGGAATGTGGATCGGCTCAGTGGCGTCATCTGCAGTTTGTGAAGAAATATACAACAGAAAAATTCTCTCTGTCGGAGTTTGCAGGAAGATATTCAATTCTATAT CGTTTTTCGGTATGTCAGCATCACTCATCGTGCTATCTTTTCTGGGTCCAGAGAATAAGATCACGGCTGTTATTGTCCTCGTCATCGCTTTAACTTTATCCGGCTTCAATGCTGCTGGGTTTATG ATGAGTCATCTGGACATATCCCCAAACTTCGCCGGCGTGCTGTTGTCTCTGACAAATTTCTCAGCCAACTCTGGCAGCATTCTCACACCTATCATTACTGCTCTCATACTGAAGAATGACCCG ACTGACGTGAGTCGATGGCGTATAGTGTTTCTGTCGACTGCTGCTCTGAGTGCCATCACCAACACTGTGTACGTACTATTTGGAAGCAGTAAACGGCAACCTTGGGATAGTCCTGACTTCAATAAAACTGCAGATCCTG AAGAAATGACACCAGCATTGGCTAGAAATAATACGGatgaaaagaaatga
- the LOC133524091 gene encoding putative inorganic phosphate cotransporter isoform X2, whose translation MVDKKGARKHSMAVAIERHGFGVRHIQMSVMCVCMTALFIARSSMGVAILAMTDKSRRNDSNVKIYDWDKETQGLILSSFFWGYIIMQIPGGLLSKRFGGKPILLSAMVANAAINFMIPTLAELGGWRLMCASRVLMGLSQACLFPASHTLIGRWLPAHERTSYTAIVYGGSMIGTIVAMPVSGILAETAIGWKLIFYSISGLVSVSAAIFYLAAASSPGEHKLMKDDEKKYIEKGLNAGGAKEMRTPWSDIFRTKVFWVLVVTHIGSAVNFVLFFVDLPTYLERGLQISLKTSASLSALPYIGMWIGSVASSAVCEEIYNRKILSVGVCRKIFNSISFFGMSASLIVLSFLGPENKITAVIVLVIALTLSGFNAAGFMMSHLDISPNFAGVLLSLTNFSANSGSILTPIITALILKNDPTDVSRWRIVFLSTAALSAITNTVYVLFGSSKRQPWDSPDFNKTADPEEMTPALARNNTDEKK comes from the exons ATGGTGGACAAGAAAGGAGCTAGGAAGCACTCAATGGCTGTGGCTATAGAac GCCATGGTTTCGGTGTTCGCCACATCCAGATGAGCGTGATGTGCGTTTGCATGACGGCTCTCTTTATCGCACGGAGCAGTATGGGAGTGGCAATACTTGCCATGACTGATAAAAGTCGCAGAAACGATTCTAACGTTAAG ATATACGACTGGGACAAGGAGACCCAGGGTCTTATCCTCTCTTCTTTCTTCTGGGGATACATTATAATGCAAATCCCAGGTGGGCTGCTCTCCAAACGTTTCGGAGGCAAGCCTATACTACTATCAGCTATGGTTGCCAACGCCGCCATAAACTTTATGATACCAACACTCGCGGAGCTG GGTGGCTGGCGTCTAATGTGTGCATCTCGGGTGCTCATGGGTCTGTCCCAGGCCTGCTTGTTCCCCGCATCCCACACACTTATAGGACGATGGCTTCCAGCTCACGAACGAACGTCGTACACTGCTATTGTTTATGGAG GTTCAATGATTGGCACGATAGTAGCCATGCCTGTGTCTGGTATTCTAGCAGAGACGGCTATTGGTTGGAAGCtcatattctattctatatcaGGCCTTGTTTCTGTGTCTGCCGCTATCTTTTATCTCGCAGCGGCAAGCTCTCCGGGCGAGCACAAACTTATGAAAGATGATGagaaaaaatacatagaaaaaggATTAAATGCAGGAGGAGCTAAG GAAATGCGCACCCCATGGAGTGACATATTTCGAACCAAGGTGTTTTGGGTCCTAGTCGTCACACATATAGGCAGTGCTGTAAACTTTGTACTATTCTTCGTGGACTTACCCACGTACCTAGAACGGGGACTGCAAATATCTTTAAAAACT aGTGCATCTCTATCCGCTCTTCCATACATTGGAATGTGGATCGGCTCAGTGGCGTCATCTGCAGTTTGTGAAGAAATATACAACAGAAAAATTCTCTCTGTCGGAGTTTGCAGGAAGATATTCAATTCTATAT CGTTTTTCGGTATGTCAGCATCACTCATCGTGCTATCTTTTCTGGGTCCAGAGAATAAGATCACGGCTGTTATTGTCCTCGTCATCGCTTTAACTTTATCCGGCTTCAATGCTGCTGGGTTTATG ATGAGTCATCTGGACATATCCCCAAACTTCGCCGGCGTGCTGTTGTCTCTGACAAATTTCTCAGCCAACTCTGGCAGCATTCTCACACCTATCATTACTGCTCTCATACTGAAGAATGACCCG ACTGACGTGAGTCGATGGCGTATAGTGTTTCTGTCGACTGCTGCTCTGAGTGCCATCACCAACACTGTGTACGTACTATTTGGAAGCAGTAAACGGCAACCTTGGGATAGTCCTGACTTCAATAAAACTGCAGATCCTG AAGAAATGACACCAGCATTGGCTAGAAATAATACGGatgaaaagaaatga